One window from the genome of Bacteroidales bacterium encodes:
- the ftcD gene encoding glutamate formimidoyltransferase, whose amino-acid sequence MEQIIECVPNFSEGRDMEVIRRITDQVESVEGVKLLDVDPGRATNRTVVTFVGSPGPVVEAAFLAVKRASELIDMSKHQGEHPRFGATDVCPLVPVSGISMEETVTYARQLAERIGNEIGIPVYCYENAAIHPDRKNLASVRSGEYEGLKEKLKDPEWKPDYGRAQFVPRTGAIALGARDFLVAYNINLNTTSTRRANSIAFDVRERGRTLREGDPLTGRIVTNSDGTPVMVPGSLKEVKAIGWFIEEYGVAQISMNLTNISVTPVHVAFDEVCKKAEARGIRVTGSELVGLVPLKAMLDAGRYFLKKQKRSTGVPDRELIKIAVKSMGLDELEPFDPREKIIEYQMKKEDGTCLADKSLRAFMEETASESPAPGGGSVSACMGSMGAALATMVANLSSHKRGWDDRWEEFSEWAERGKAIQERLLQLVDEDTRAFEAIMAAYGLSKKSGEEQERRREAIEAATLRAIQVPFEVMKMAFSGFEVAEAMVENGNPNSVTDAGVGALAIHACIEGAWLNVQINAGGIKEHPEVAKMEKEGAELIRQSSGIRNRILKRVEDKIYSR is encoded by the coding sequence ATGGAGCAGATAATAGAGTGCGTTCCCAATTTTAGCGAGGGAAGGGATATGGAAGTGATCCGGCGGATCACCGATCAGGTGGAATCAGTAGAAGGTGTGAAGCTGCTGGATGTGGATCCCGGGAGAGCCACAAACCGCACCGTCGTTACTTTTGTGGGATCGCCCGGGCCGGTGGTGGAAGCTGCCTTCCTGGCAGTTAAACGGGCTTCGGAGTTAATAGACATGAGTAAGCACCAGGGCGAGCATCCCAGGTTCGGAGCCACGGATGTGTGCCCTCTGGTTCCTGTGTCCGGGATTTCTATGGAGGAGACGGTGACCTATGCCCGTCAACTGGCCGAAAGGATAGGAAATGAGATTGGGATACCGGTCTATTGCTACGAGAATGCGGCAATACATCCGGACCGGAAAAACCTGGCCAGTGTGCGATCCGGCGAATATGAAGGATTGAAAGAGAAACTGAAGGATCCGGAGTGGAAACCCGATTACGGCAGAGCTCAGTTCGTTCCGCGCACCGGGGCCATTGCGTTGGGTGCCAGGGATTTCCTGGTTGCCTATAATATCAACCTCAATACCACCTCCACCAGACGGGCAAATTCCATTGCATTCGATGTAAGAGAGCGGGGACGCACCCTCAGGGAGGGAGATCCCCTGACGGGCAGGATCGTAACGAATTCAGACGGAACACCGGTTATGGTCCCCGGTTCCCTGAAGGAGGTCAAGGCCATTGGCTGGTTTATTGAGGAGTACGGGGTGGCTCAGATTTCCATGAATCTGACTAATATTTCGGTAACTCCTGTTCATGTGGCCTTTGATGAGGTATGTAAGAAGGCTGAGGCGCGGGGCATACGGGTTACCGGTTCCGAGTTGGTCGGACTGGTGCCACTGAAGGCCATGCTCGATGCGGGCCGTTATTTTCTGAAAAAGCAGAAGCGCTCCACGGGAGTACCGGACCGGGAATTAATCAAGATAGCCGTTAAATCCATGGGGCTCGACGAACTGGAGCCCTTTGATCCCCGGGAGAAAATCATTGAATACCAGATGAAAAAGGAGGATGGCACGTGCCTGGCAGATAAAAGCCTCAGGGCCTTTATGGAGGAGACGGCCTCCGAATCTCCCGCACCCGGCGGAGGATCTGTTAGTGCCTGCATGGGATCCATGGGTGCGGCCCTGGCCACCATGGTGGCCAATCTCTCTTCACACAAGAGGGGATGGGACGATCGCTGGGAAGAGTTCTCTGAATGGGCCGAACGAGGAAAGGCCATCCAGGAGCGACTCCTGCAACTGGTGGATGAAGATACCAGGGCCTTTGAGGCAATTATGGCAGCCTATGGTCTTTCCAAAAAGTCCGGGGAGGAGCAGGAACGCAGGAGGGAAGCCATTGAAGCAGCCACCTTACGCGCCATTCAGGTACCCTTTGAGGTGATGAAGATGGCCTTTTCAGGGTTTGAAGTGGCGGAGGCCATGGTTGAGAACGGGAATCCCAACAGTGTAACGGATGCCGGGGTGGGTGCCCTGGCCATACATGCCTGCATAGAGGGTGCCTGGCTCAATGTGCAGATCAACGCCGGAGGTATAAAAGAACACCCGGAAGTTGCGAAAATGGAAAAAGAAGGTGCGGAGCTGATCAGGCAGTCTTCCGGCATCCGAAACAGGATACTGAAGCGGGTGGAAGATAAAATATACTCCAGATAA
- the hutI gene encoding imidazolonepropionase — protein MRLVLKNIGSLLVVDHEPDAWVAGKAMASVDALQDAWLVIEQGNIACFGEGEVIPFPDDEVLDCRGGIVMPAFCDSHTHLVYAGSRELEYEDKIRGLSYEEIARRGGGILNSAKLLSATSENELFAQSLPRAREIIRSGTGAVEIKSGYGLNLRDELKMLRVIRRIAEETDLTVRSTFLGAHAFPARFKKDPDAYVQLVIDEMIPAVAEEGLADFVDVFCDRGFFTVDQTERILEAGVKYGLPPKIHANELDFSGGVQAGVKYGARSVDHLEFVGEEELAAIKGSATMPTLLPGASLFLGMPYAPARKIIEAGLPVALASDFNPGSSPSGNMELVMSLGIMLLKMLPYEVLNAVTRNGAYALGLEKTHGSITPGKVANLILTVPMPGFGFMPYSYGSSQINKVILNGKIQ, from the coding sequence GTGAGACTAGTCCTGAAAAATATTGGCAGCCTGCTGGTGGTCGATCATGAGCCGGACGCCTGGGTTGCAGGTAAAGCGATGGCCTCTGTGGATGCTTTGCAGGATGCCTGGCTGGTTATCGAACAGGGGAACATTGCCTGCTTCGGAGAGGGGGAGGTAATTCCATTCCCGGATGATGAAGTGCTGGACTGCCGCGGGGGTATTGTGATGCCTGCTTTCTGCGATTCACATACCCACCTGGTTTATGCAGGGAGCCGGGAACTGGAATATGAGGATAAGATCCGGGGATTAAGTTACGAGGAGATCGCCCGGAGGGGAGGAGGGATCCTGAACTCGGCAAAGCTATTATCAGCTACCTCAGAAAATGAACTGTTCGCCCAGTCGCTTCCCAGGGCCAGGGAGATCATCCGGTCGGGAACCGGAGCTGTGGAGATCAAAAGCGGGTACGGACTGAACTTGCGGGATGAACTGAAGATGCTCCGTGTAATCAGGAGGATCGCGGAGGAAACCGATCTGACCGTTCGCTCCACATTTCTGGGAGCGCACGCGTTTCCGGCCCGATTTAAGAAGGATCCCGACGCTTATGTGCAGCTGGTCATCGACGAGATGATCCCCGCTGTGGCAGAGGAGGGGCTGGCCGACTTTGTGGATGTGTTCTGCGACCGGGGGTTTTTTACCGTGGATCAGACGGAACGGATCCTGGAGGCAGGGGTGAAATATGGACTGCCTCCTAAAATACATGCCAATGAGCTGGACTTCTCAGGTGGAGTGCAGGCGGGTGTAAAATACGGGGCCCGTTCGGTGGACCACCTGGAGTTTGTGGGGGAGGAGGAGCTGGCAGCCATAAAGGGAAGTGCTACCATGCCCACCCTGCTCCCGGGAGCATCCCTGTTCCTGGGGATGCCTTATGCCCCGGCCAGAAAGATCATTGAGGCCGGACTTCCCGTGGCCCTGGCATCCGATTTTAACCCGGGATCTTCTCCTTCGGGGAATATGGAGCTGGTGATGTCACTGGGGATCATGCTGCTGAAAATGCTTCCTTATGAAGTGCTGAACGCTGTTACCCGAAACGGAGCCTATGCCCTGGGACTGGAGAAGACACATGGCTCCATCACCCCGGGCAAGGTGGCCAACCTGATCCTTACAGTACCTATGCCCGGGTTTGGCTTTATGCCTTATAGCTATGGAAGCAGCCAGATAAACAAAGTGATCTTAAACGGAAAAATTCAATAA
- a CDS encoding DUF819 family protein, producing the protein MGAIIIASYFLIPAFLLYYSTQFSIINKIGIVVFCYGIGLVMGNIHLIPDSILGTQGDIMGVTILLGIPLVLFSENVVKWARMAKTTFISLLLGVASVVVLVFVGFFVFRNSIPEIWKISGMMIGVYTGGTPNLAAIARALAVEEELYILTHTAELVIGALILLFLITGAKPLFGLFLRSYGKDREIGLRDELDVSDFESYEGFFRRNNFLGILKAFGVALLIFGIGYGTTFLFTGDAKDTAAVLTVTTLGIAASLIPAINRIKSSFQLGMYFIYVFCIIVASKADLISLFNVENIHLMANLLLYIALVIVGSLVLHAILSWIFRINVDDYIITSTALSNSPPFVPVVAAAIRNKEVVIPGMIIGVIGYAIGNYLGVAIAYLLK; encoded by the coding sequence ATGGGCGCAATCATTATTGCCAGCTATTTCCTTATTCCAGCATTTCTTCTTTACTACAGCACCCAGTTTTCCATTATTAATAAAATTGGTATTGTGGTGTTCTGTTACGGAATCGGACTGGTGATGGGAAACATCCATCTTATCCCTGATTCCATACTGGGTACCCAGGGCGATATAATGGGAGTGACCATCCTCCTGGGAATCCCACTGGTACTTTTTTCCGAAAACGTTGTAAAATGGGCCAGGATGGCCAAAACCACCTTTATTTCCCTGTTGCTGGGTGTGGCATCGGTGGTCGTATTGGTTTTCGTGGGCTTCTTTGTATTCAGGAACAGTATTCCGGAGATCTGGAAGATTTCGGGGATGATGATTGGAGTATACACCGGGGGAACGCCAAACCTGGCTGCCATCGCCCGGGCACTGGCTGTGGAGGAGGAACTTTATATTCTGACGCATACGGCCGAACTGGTGATCGGGGCACTGATCCTGCTTTTTCTGATCACCGGGGCCAAGCCTCTTTTTGGTCTGTTTCTGCGGTCGTATGGCAAGGACCGGGAAATAGGGCTCCGCGACGAGCTTGATGTGTCGGATTTTGAGAGTTACGAGGGTTTTTTCAGGAGAAATAACTTTCTGGGTATTCTCAAAGCCTTTGGCGTGGCCCTGTTGATTTTCGGGATTGGCTACGGGACCACCTTTCTTTTCACGGGGGATGCCAAAGATACGGCTGCCGTTCTGACGGTAACCACTCTGGGGATCGCAGCTTCTCTGATTCCGGCTATTAACCGGATTAAAAGCTCATTCCAGCTGGGAATGTACTTTATCTATGTGTTCTGCATTATTGTGGCCTCCAAGGCAGACCTGATATCCCTGTTCAATGTGGAGAATATACACCTGATGGCAAACCTCCTGCTCTATATTGCCCTGGTGATTGTAGGCTCGCTGGTTTTGCATGCCATTCTTTCATGGATATTCAGAATCAATGTGGACGATTACATCATCACTTCCACAGCGCTGTCCAACTCTCCGCCTTTTGTACCCGTTGTGGCAGCTGCCATTCGCAACAAGGAAGTGGTGATACCGGGGATGATTATCGGAGTCATCGGCTACGCCATAGGGAACTACCTGGGAGTGGCCATCGCCTATCTGCTGAAGTAA
- a CDS encoding SDR family oxidoreductase, which translates to MAYNLLKGKKGIIFGALNEQSIAWKVAERAHEEGARIVLSNAPIALRMGTINELAEKTSSQVIAADATSLEDLDHLFRKSMEILDGKVDFVLHSIGMSPNVRKGLEYDELNYGYYHKTLDISAFSLHKVLSTARKLDAINEWGSVVALSYVAAQRTFAGYNDMADAKAILESIARSFGYMYGRSRRIRINTVSQSPTPTTAGSGVHGFDKLEDFSERMSPLGNATAADCANYCITLFSDLTRKVTMQNLFHDGGFSSMGMSFRAIEQYEKSFKDCPE; encoded by the coding sequence ATGGCTTATAATTTACTGAAAGGAAAAAAGGGGATCATTTTCGGAGCTCTGAATGAACAATCCATAGCCTGGAAGGTGGCTGAGAGGGCTCATGAAGAAGGGGCCCGGATTGTTCTTAGCAACGCACCTATCGCATTAAGAATGGGGACCATCAACGAGCTGGCCGAGAAGACCAGTTCCCAGGTGATTGCTGCGGATGCCACCAGCCTCGAGGACCTGGATCATCTGTTCCGGAAATCCATGGAGATCCTGGACGGGAAAGTCGATTTTGTACTGCACTCCATCGGTATGTCGCCCAATGTAAGAAAGGGCCTGGAATATGATGAACTGAATTACGGCTACTACCACAAAACCCTGGATATATCTGCATTTTCACTGCATAAGGTCTTAAGCACAGCCAGGAAATTGGATGCCATTAACGAATGGGGTTCTGTGGTTGCTCTCTCTTACGTAGCTGCACAGAGAACCTTTGCCGGATATAATGACATGGCCGATGCCAAGGCCATCCTGGAATCCATCGCCAGGAGTTTTGGCTATATGTACGGACGCTCCAGGCGGATCCGTATCAATACTGTATCTCAATCTCCCACCCCCACCACTGCAGGAAGCGGGGTGCATGGCTTCGACAAGCTGGAGGATTTTTCCGAGCGTATGTCTCCTCTGGGGAATGCGACTGCAGCCGATTGTGCAAATTACTGTATCACGCTGTTCTCCGACCTGACGCGGAAAGTGACCATGCAGAACCTTTTCCATGACGGGGGGTTCTCCAGCATGGGTATGAGTTTCAGGGCCATTGAGCAATATGAAAAGAGCTTTAAGGATTGTCCCGAGTAA